The stretch of DNA ACAAATCATCCGATGATCCTACGATCTGCTTTGCCAGAATATCACGGGCCAAATTGTTGGAAGGACCCATAACAATACCCGCTCTGGCATCACGGTAAAACCTTTCCAGCTTACCAATTTTATAGCCATAGCCGCCGGTTATGTCCATGGCAGCCTGCGCAATCACATTCACTGTTTCCGAAGCATGGATCTTAAAGGATAGCAAATCTTGCCGGGTGGATGGGCACAGCTCTTTCGATCCGCTGGTCAGCTGCTGATCGATGTCCGTGCGGAGTTTATGCAACCACGCAGCAAGCCCTTTATATTGAATGGCAGCTTTGGCGAGCAGACCACGGATAACCTGGTAGTCGGCCAGACTTTTGTCCACATCACGATGGTGATTCCGTTTGGCATATGCTGTGACCTCTTCGACTATTCCGCCAGCCAATCCTGTCCAGACAGAGCCGAGGCCGAGCAAATAAGCGACACTCCCTTCTACAATGGACCTGCCAGCTCCCTCGCCCCCGAGCAAATTTTCCTCAGGCACTTGCACGCTGTCCAATGTCAGCGAGGAACTATGGTTTCCTCTCACTCCGAGGGCATCCCAGCTCCCGAAGCTGAGACCAGGATTAGTTCCTTCAATGATGAAATAACTCAAATCATCGGCAGCGCAAGCACCAGGGGACCCGGTTTGAACAATATAGAAATCAGCAAAGCCGCTGCTTGTCGTAAAGGATTTTTCCAAATGGAGCTCATAACCGCCCGGTGTCCGCTTTGCTTGGCTTGTGTTTATCCAGTACCTGCCTCCTGAAGACCTTTCGCTTGTTGAAGTGGTGCCAAACCAGCCATCTTGTACAGGTTTCAGCCACTTCTCGTGCTGCTCCTCCGTGCCGAAACGGTAAATGGCATCGGCCGCCTCTACGTGCATGGTGTAGACAAGACCCGTGGATGGGCAATGAGCGGCAATTTTCTCGGCCACAATCGAAAATGCTTCATAGCCTGCACCAAGCCCGCCCAGATCCTCCGGAAGCAAAATTCCATTCAGCCCTTTTGCTGCAAGCGCCTGTATATTCCCCTTCGGAAAAATTTTCTCCCTGTCCATCCGGTCCGCCGAAGGGGCGATGGTTTGTTCCACTACTTCATCAATGAGAGACTGAATGACCTTTAGTTTTGTTTCATATATTTTTTCCATGACGTTACACCATTTGCTTTCCTTGTTCCTGAACTGCTCTCCCGGCCAGACGTGCCGGATGATGTCCCGGCAGTCTGCTGCTTCCGCTTAAATTCTCACGCAGCGTAGTACCTTCATAGTTCTTTCTGATTCTTCCCCGCTCCTGGAGGATCG from Terribacillus sp. FSL K6-0262 encodes:
- a CDS encoding acyl-CoA dehydrogenase family protein, whose amino-acid sequence is MEKIYETKLKVIQSLIDEVVEQTIAPSADRMDREKIFPKGNIQALAAKGLNGILLPEDLGGLGAGYEAFSIVAEKIAAHCPSTGLVYTMHVEAADAIYRFGTEEQHEKWLKPVQDGWFGTTSTSERSSGGRYWINTSQAKRTPGGYELHLEKSFTTSSGFADFYIVQTGSPGACAADDLSYFIIEGTNPGLSFGSWDALGVRGNHSSSLTLDSVQVPEENLLGGEGAGRSIVEGSVAYLLGLGSVWTGLAGGIVEEVTAYAKRNHHRDVDKSLADYQVIRGLLAKAAIQYKGLAAWLHKLRTDIDQQLTSGSKELCPSTRQDLLSFKIHASETVNVIAQAAMDITGGYGYKIGKLERFYRDARAGIVMGPSNNLARDILAKQIVGSSDDLWEETS